One window from the genome of Bradyrhizobium xenonodulans encodes:
- a CDS encoding sensor domain-containing protein: MAEKNWHVGSTLPIAVQAVVCLGSAVAPARAFALSDSLAPPSYLGQLDPNVIWEALIAGVVICAFLAAIALWIHSSLRRAKRLQLRRNAFVSSAMNNLNQGVVMTDAQRRVIFCNDRYLEIYGLTRSDVWANMNGYELLELRRKRGVLGDVSDDEFYEKAASTNGLITELPDGRAILVKYFVLPNGGSVATHLDVSEQRRLSRQLASTKQFLETVLDNVPACVAAKNIEDGRYIFANTAYERFWGFSRDHAVGKNARELFAPVSAASIEATDRAALNSPDGQFRNEFEVDRAGERRMVASIRIVVRNESNKPEFLMLVFEDITDRRSLSKELESTKKFLELVVDNIPVALIVEQVKDGRYLLANRSAETILNRRREDATGLTASDIFNPKEAKLIIARDEAAIKKRGMITEEHPISTKDGLRLFLTRRATVLSDAGEPQYLIKTHEDVTDRRQTESRMAHMAYHDGLTDLPNRAAFLQALTQMIEACEGTSEEFAVLCIDLDGLKEVNDVFGHALGDKLLIEVAKRLQDSARGGVVARLSGDEFGLIIDGKQPQAGLALAQQIGEAVAHEFQIDGRAVRAGVTTGMSVFPHNGTDAASLLANAGAALFRAKQKSRGTISLYQPEMDQQIRDRRVLHQDLSMAIKNGELSLAFQPQGMAGHSVAESDIIGFEALARWQHPVRGQVSPAEFIPIAEESGLIVEMGEWILREACREAASWPKPLQVAVNLSPAQFMHGDVVGLVHAILIETGLAPGRLELEITEGVLIEDFDRGLALLRRLKALGVRISMDDFGSGYSSLSYLQAFPFDKIKIDRAFIINLGRNPQSAAIVRAVIDLGHGLEMSIIAEGVETLDQLAFLAKEGCDGVQGYLLGKPLPIGKYAGLIGRAETMELALKTG, translated from the coding sequence ATGGCTGAGAAGAACTGGCACGTGGGCAGCACGCTTCCGATTGCTGTGCAGGCCGTCGTGTGCCTGGGCAGCGCGGTCGCGCCCGCGCGCGCCTTTGCCCTCTCGGACAGCCTTGCCCCGCCGAGCTATCTCGGCCAGCTTGATCCCAACGTGATCTGGGAAGCCCTGATCGCGGGCGTCGTCATCTGCGCGTTCCTCGCTGCGATCGCGCTGTGGATCCATTCCTCGCTGCGCCGCGCCAAGCGTTTGCAGTTGCGGCGCAACGCCTTCGTCTCCTCCGCCATGAACAACCTCAACCAGGGCGTGGTGATGACGGATGCGCAACGCCGCGTCATCTTCTGCAACGACCGCTATCTCGAGATCTACGGCCTGACGCGCTCGGATGTCTGGGCCAACATGAATGGCTATGAGCTCCTCGAGCTGCGACGCAAGCGCGGGGTCCTGGGCGACGTCTCCGACGACGAGTTCTACGAGAAGGCGGCCAGCACCAACGGCCTGATCACCGAGCTGCCGGACGGACGGGCCATCCTGGTGAAATATTTCGTGCTGCCGAACGGCGGCTCGGTCGCCACGCATCTCGACGTCAGCGAGCAGCGCAGGCTGTCGCGACAGCTCGCCTCCACCAAGCAGTTCCTGGAAACGGTGCTGGACAACGTCCCGGCCTGCGTGGCCGCGAAGAACATCGAGGACGGCCGCTACATCTTCGCCAACACGGCCTATGAGCGCTTCTGGGGCTTCTCGCGCGACCACGCCGTCGGCAAGAATGCGCGCGAGCTGTTTGCGCCCGTCTCGGCGGCCAGCATCGAGGCGACCGACCGGGCGGCGCTCAATTCGCCGGACGGCCAGTTCCGCAACGAATTCGAGGTCGACCGCGCCGGTGAGCGGCGCATGGTGGCCTCGATCCGCATCGTGGTCCGCAACGAGAGCAACAAGCCCGAATTCCTGATGCTCGTGTTCGAGGACATCACCGACCGCCGCTCGCTGTCGAAGGAGCTGGAAAGCACCAAGAAATTCCTCGAACTCGTGGTCGACAACATTCCGGTCGCGTTGATCGTGGAGCAGGTCAAGGACGGCCGCTATCTGCTCGCCAATCGCAGCGCGGAGACGATCCTCAACCGCCGGCGCGAGGATGCCACGGGCCTGACCGCGTCCGACATCTTCAATCCCAAGGAAGCCAAGCTGATCATCGCGCGCGACGAGGCCGCGATCAAGAAACGCGGCATGATCACCGAGGAGCATCCGATCTCCACCAAGGACGGCCTGCGGCTGTTCCTGACCCGCCGCGCGACGGTGCTCAGCGATGCCGGCGAGCCGCAATATCTGATCAAGACACACGAGGACGTCACGGACCGCCGGCAGACCGAGTCGCGCATGGCGCACATGGCCTATCACGACGGTCTCACCGACCTGCCGAACCGCGCCGCCTTCCTTCAGGCGCTGACCCAGATGATCGAGGCTTGCGAAGGCACCAGCGAGGAGTTCGCCGTGCTCTGCATCGATCTCGACGGCCTCAAGGAGGTCAACGACGTCTTCGGTCATGCGCTCGGCGACAAGCTCCTGATCGAGGTGGCCAAGCGGCTCCAGGACTCCGCGCGCGGCGGCGTGGTCGCGCGCCTGTCCGGCGACGAGTTCGGCCTCATCATCGACGGCAAGCAGCCGCAGGCGGGTCTCGCGCTGGCGCAGCAGATCGGCGAGGCCGTCGCGCACGAATTCCAGATCGACGGCCGGGCGGTCCGCGCCGGCGTCACCACCGGCATGTCGGTTTTCCCGCACAATGGCACCGATGCCGCCTCGCTGCTCGCCAATGCCGGCGCGGCGCTGTTCCGCGCCAAGCAGAAGTCGCGTGGCACGATCAGCCTCTACCAGCCCGAGATGGACCAGCAGATCCGCGACCGCCGCGTGCTGCATCAGGACCTCTCGATGGCGATCAAGAACGGCGAGCTCTCGCTCGCCTTCCAGCCGCAGGGCATGGCGGGTCACAGCGTCGCCGAGAGCGACATCATCGGTTTCGAGGCGTTGGCGCGCTGGCAGCACCCGGTGCGCGGCCAGGTCTCGCCGGCCGAGTTCATCCCGATCGCGGAAGAGAGCGGCCTGATCGTCGAGATGGGCGAGTGGATCCTGCGCGAGGCCTGCCGCGAGGCGGCGTCCTGGCCGAAACCGCTCCAGGTCGCTGTCAATCTGTCGCCGGCGCAATTCATGCACGGCGACGTCGTCGGGTTGGTTCATGCCATCCTGATCGAGACCGGCCTTGCGCCCGGCCGGCTCGAGCTCGAGATCACCGAGGGCGTGCTGATCGAGGACTTTGATCGCGGCCTGGCGCTGCTGCGTCGGCTGAAGGCGCTCGGCGTGCGCATCTCGATGGACGATTTCGGTAGCGGCTATTCCTCGCTGAGCTATCTCCAGGCGTTCCCGTTCGACAAGATCAAGATCGATCGCGCCTTCATCATCAATCTCGGCCGCAATCCGCAATCGGCGGCGATCGTGCGCGCCGTGATCGATCTCGGCCACGGCCTCGAAATGTCGATCATCGCCGAGGGCGTCGAGACCCTCGATCAGCTCGCCTTCCTTGCCAAGGAGGGCTGCGACGGCGTGCAGGGCTACCTGCTCGGCAAGCCGCTGCCGATCGGGAAATATGCCGGCCTCATCGGCCGCGCCGAGACCATGGAGCTTGCGCTCAAGACCGGCTAG
- a CDS encoding NAD(P)/FAD-dependent oxidoreductase has product MDRVDCVVIGAGVVGLAVARKLAQAGREVIVLEEAEAIGTITSSRNSEVIHAGIYYRAGSWMARMCVEGKHALYHYCGERGIPHKNCGKLIVATSAKETEKLQSIKAHAEANGVLDMQLLTGAAARALEPALACDAALLSPSTGIIDSHAYMLSLRGEAEAAGAAFAFHTPLIRAKAAGGVIEVEAGGDAPMTLQCDLLVNAAGLSATKVARHIDGMPIDRIPPAYLAKGNYFSCNARAPFSRLIYPVPEPGGLGVHLTLDMAGQARFGPDVEWIETINYEVDPSRAERFYPAIRKYWPTLPDGALMPSYSGIRPKIVPPAVATQDFLMQGPRDHGVEGLVNLFGIESPGLTSSLAIADHVAELAGLSPAQ; this is encoded by the coding sequence ATGGATAGGGTCGACTGCGTCGTCATCGGAGCCGGCGTGGTCGGGCTCGCGGTGGCTCGAAAGCTCGCCCAGGCCGGGCGCGAGGTGATCGTGCTCGAGGAAGCCGAGGCCATCGGCACCATCACCTCTTCGCGCAACAGCGAGGTGATCCATGCCGGAATCTATTACCGCGCCGGGAGCTGGATGGCGCGCATGTGCGTCGAGGGCAAGCACGCGCTGTACCACTATTGCGGCGAGCGCGGCATCCCGCACAAGAATTGCGGCAAGCTGATCGTCGCGACCAGCGCGAAAGAGACCGAGAAGCTGCAATCGATCAAGGCGCATGCCGAGGCCAACGGCGTGCTCGACATGCAGCTGCTCACGGGCGCGGCTGCGCGCGCGCTGGAGCCGGCGCTCGCCTGCGACGCCGCGCTGCTCTCGCCCTCGACCGGGATCATCGACAGCCACGCCTACATGCTCTCGCTGCGCGGCGAGGCCGAGGCCGCGGGCGCGGCCTTTGCGTTTCACACCCCGCTGATCCGCGCCAAGGCGGCGGGCGGTGTGATCGAGGTCGAGGCCGGCGGCGACGCGCCGATGACGCTGCAATGCGACCTGCTCGTCAACGCCGCGGGGCTCTCGGCAACGAAGGTGGCGCGCCACATCGACGGCATGCCGATCGACCGGATTCCGCCGGCCTATCTCGCCAAGGGAAACTATTTCAGCTGCAACGCCAGGGCGCCGTTCTCGCGCCTGATCTATCCCGTGCCCGAGCCGGGCGGGTTAGGGGTGCATCTGACGCTGGACATGGCAGGTCAGGCGCGCTTCGGCCCCGACGTCGAGTGGATCGAGACCATCAATTACGAGGTCGACCCGTCACGCGCCGAGCGCTTCTATCCGGCGATCCGCAAATACTGGCCGACGCTGCCCGACGGTGCGCTGATGCCGAGCTATTCGGGCATTCGCCCGAAGATCGTGCCGCCGGCGGTGGCCACGCAGGATTTCCTGATGCAGGGCCCGCGCGATCACGGCGTCGAAGGTCTGGTCAACCTGTTCGGCATCGAATCGCCGGGGCTGACGTCATCGCTCGCGATCGCCGATCACGTCGCAGAACTCGCAGGTCTAAGTCCCGCGCAATGA
- a CDS encoding YdcH family protein has protein sequence MTIQAHLVELERKHKLLENELHEALVHLSTDDLQIVELKRRKLLVKDQIERLRHGDTLH, from the coding sequence ATGACAATTCAGGCACATCTGGTTGAATTGGAACGGAAGCACAAACTTCTCGAAAATGAATTGCACGAGGCTCTCGTGCACCTTTCAACAGACGACCTGCAAATTGTTGAGTTGAAGCGACGGAAGTTGCTGGTCAAGGACCAGATCGAGCGTTTGCGACACGGCGACACGCTCCACTAG
- a CDS encoding YdcH family protein encodes MTNEDERELEAELTRLQQEHRDLDAAIDALHQSPAPDLLRLQRLKKRKLLLRDRIAFIEDQITPDIIA; translated from the coding sequence ATGACCAATGAAGACGAGCGTGAGCTCGAAGCCGAGCTCACCCGGTTGCAGCAGGAACACCGAGATCTCGATGCCGCGATCGATGCACTGCATCAGTCGCCAGCCCCCGACCTATTGCGGTTGCAGCGGTTGAAGAAGCGCAAGCTGTTGTTGCGCGACCGTATCGCGTTCATCGAAGATCAGATCACGCCCGACATCATCGCCTGA
- a CDS encoding GGDEF domain-containing protein, protein MAKRPAGPRPRGASTAGDSRVTIRGLRSRLKAAERRIAELEAAADTDFLLEIPNRRGFERELARAIAYMKRYRASGALIVLDVDRLKPINDSFGHAAGDEVLKAIAGALTRQIRASDVVGRLGGDEFALLLWNLSETDAKAKAAIFEQAIDDLSFTFRGQRVTAGASAGVALLGAQSDARRALEEADAAMYVRKAHRRHEPRIRLVSS, encoded by the coding sequence TTGGCCAAGCGCCCGGCCGGGCCTCGGCCGCGCGGAGCGTCGACCGCCGGCGACAGCAGGGTGACCATCCGCGGCTTGCGGAGCAGGCTCAAGGCGGCGGAGCGGCGGATTGCGGAACTGGAAGCTGCGGCCGACACCGATTTCCTGCTCGAGATTCCGAACCGGCGCGGCTTCGAGCGCGAGCTCGCGCGCGCCATCGCCTACATGAAGCGCTACCGCGCCAGCGGCGCGCTGATCGTACTCGACGTCGATCGCCTGAAACCGATCAACGATTCCTTCGGCCATGCCGCCGGCGACGAGGTGCTCAAGGCGATTGCCGGCGCGCTGACGCGGCAGATCCGTGCCTCCGACGTGGTCGGCCGGCTCGGTGGCGACGAGTTCGCGCTGCTGCTCTGGAATCTCAGCGAGACCGATGCCAAGGCGAAAGCTGCGATCTTCGAACAGGCGATCGACGATCTGTCGTTCACCTTTCGCGGTCAGCGCGTGACCGCAGGTGCTTCCGCCGGCGTCGCGCTGCTCGGGGCGCAGTCCGATGCACGCCGCGCGCTGGAGGAGGCTGACGCCGCCATGTACGTGCGCAAGGCGCACCGGCGGCACGAGCCGCGGATCAGGCTTGTCAGCAGCTGA
- the purE gene encoding 5-(carboxyamino)imidazole ribonucleotide mutase: protein MTAPIAIIMGSQSDWETMRHAADTLAALGVAADTRIVSAHRTPDRLFAFAKGAKAAGHKVIIAGAGGAAHLPGMAAALTELPVFGVPVESRTLKGIDSLYSIVQMPAGIPVGTLAIGKAGAINAALLAASVLALSDPALSDRLAAWRKAQTEAVAERPEDKA, encoded by the coding sequence ATGACCGCGCCGATCGCCATCATCATGGGAAGCCAGTCGGACTGGGAGACGATGCGGCACGCCGCCGATACGCTTGCCGCGCTCGGCGTTGCCGCCGATACCCGTATCGTTTCGGCCCACCGCACCCCCGACCGGCTGTTTGCCTTCGCCAAGGGCGCCAAGGCGGCCGGCCACAAGGTCATCATCGCCGGTGCCGGCGGTGCGGCCCATCTTCCCGGCATGGCGGCGGCGCTGACGGAGCTGCCGGTGTTCGGTGTTCCCGTCGAATCCAGGACCCTCAAAGGCATCGATTCGCTCTATTCGATCGTGCAGATGCCCGCGGGCATCCCGGTCGGCACCCTCGCCATCGGCAAGGCCGGCGCGATCAACGCGGCGCTGCTTGCAGCGTCCGTCTTGGCGCTGTCCGACCCGGCTTTGTCGGATCGCCTCGCCGCCTGGCGCAAGGCACAGACCGAGGCGGTTGCCGAGCGCCCGGAGGACAAGGCGTGA
- a CDS encoding 5-(carboxyamino)imidazole ribonucleotide synthase: MTDAKQVKLKPGDTIGILGGGQLGRMLAMAAARLGLRCQVFSPDPDSPAFDVVLNATCAEYADVEALELFASDVDVITYEFENVPSAAAMVLDARRPVLPNRKILETTQDRLAEKDFVTRLGIGTAAYADVTSVASLREAIVRIGLPAVLKTRRFGYDGKGQAIIREGDDIAKVWTSLATKSAILEAFIPYEREISVIAARSASGQVECFDVTENEHRDHILKISRAPAPIPDALAEEARSIAGKIASALDYVGVLAVEMFVLANGSGPKVLVNEIAPRVHNSGHWTLDGASVSQFEQHIRAIAGWPLGKPVRHGDIVTMTNLIGEEINDYEKWLTVPGATIHIYGKGAPRPGRKMGHVTEVQPKGK, translated from the coding sequence GTGACTGACGCAAAGCAGGTGAAGCTGAAGCCCGGCGACACCATCGGAATCCTCGGCGGCGGACAATTGGGGCGGATGCTGGCGATGGCTGCGGCGCGGCTCGGCCTGCGCTGCCAGGTGTTCTCGCCCGATCCGGATTCGCCGGCCTTCGACGTCGTGCTCAACGCGACCTGCGCCGAATACGCCGACGTCGAGGCGCTCGAGCTGTTCGCAAGCGACGTCGACGTCATCACCTACGAATTCGAGAACGTACCGTCGGCCGCCGCGATGGTGCTGGATGCGCGCCGCCCGGTGCTGCCCAACCGCAAGATCCTCGAGACGACGCAAGACCGGCTCGCCGAGAAGGATTTTGTCACAAGGCTCGGCATCGGCACGGCGGCTTACGCGGACGTCACCTCAGTGGCGTCGTTACGCGAAGCCATCGTGAGGATCGGCCTTCCGGCCGTGCTGAAGACCCGCCGCTTCGGCTATGACGGCAAGGGCCAGGCCATCATCCGCGAGGGCGACGACATCGCGAAAGTGTGGACCAGCCTCGCCACCAAATCGGCGATCCTGGAAGCCTTCATCCCCTACGAGCGCGAGATCTCCGTGATCGCCGCACGCTCGGCATCGGGCCAGGTCGAGTGCTTCGACGTCACCGAGAACGAGCACCGCGACCACATTCTCAAGATCTCACGGGCGCCCGCGCCGATCCCGGACGCACTTGCCGAAGAAGCGCGCAGCATCGCCGGCAAGATCGCCAGCGCGCTCGACTATGTTGGCGTGCTCGCGGTCGAGATGTTCGTGCTCGCCAATGGCTCGGGGCCGAAAGTGCTGGTCAACGAGATTGCCCCGCGCGTGCATAATTCCGGCCACTGGACGCTCGACGGTGCGTCGGTCTCGCAGTTCGAGCAGCACATCCGCGCCATCGCCGGCTGGCCGCTCGGCAAGCCCGTGCGTCACGGCGACATCGTCACCATGACCAACCTGATCGGCGAGGAGATCAACGATTACGAAAAGTGGCTGACCGTCCCGGGCGCGACCATTCACATTTACGGCAAGGGCGCACCGCGCCCCGGCCGCAAGATGGGCCACGTCACCGAGGTCCAGCCGAAAGGCAAGTAG
- the aqpZ gene encoding aquaporin Z has product MDMKKYAAEAIGTFWLTFAGCGSAVIAAGFPQVGIGLVGVSLAFGLSVVTMAYAIGHISGCHLNPAVTVGLAAGGRFPAGQILPYVIAQVGGAIFAAWLLYVIASGAPGFDVTKGFASNGYDAHSPGQYSMAVCFVTEVVMTMMFLFIIMGATHGRAPAGFAPLAIGLALVMIHLVSIPVTNTSVNPARSTGPALFVGGWALSQLWLFWVAPLIGGALGGVVYRWLSEEPSGVVAGAKTA; this is encoded by the coding sequence ATGGATATGAAAAAATACGCTGCCGAGGCCATCGGCACATTCTGGCTCACATTTGCGGGCTGCGGTAGCGCGGTCATTGCAGCCGGCTTCCCCCAGGTCGGAATCGGTCTGGTCGGCGTGTCCCTGGCGTTCGGCTTAAGCGTCGTCACCATGGCCTATGCGATCGGCCACATCTCCGGCTGCCACCTCAATCCGGCCGTCACGGTCGGTCTTGCTGCCGGCGGGCGCTTTCCGGCCGGACAGATCCTGCCCTACGTGATTGCCCAGGTGGGCGGGGCGATCTTTGCTGCGTGGCTGCTCTATGTCATTGCCAGCGGCGCGCCCGGTTTCGACGTCACCAAGGGTTTTGCGTCGAACGGCTATGATGCGCATTCGCCCGGCCAGTACAGCATGGCCGTCTGCTTCGTCACCGAGGTGGTGATGACCATGATGTTCTTGTTCATCATCATGGGCGCGACCCACGGCCGCGCGCCGGCGGGCTTCGCGCCGCTCGCGATCGGGCTCGCGCTGGTGATGATCCATCTCGTCAGCATCCCCGTCACCAACACGTCGGTGAACCCGGCGCGCAGCACCGGTCCCGCGCTGTTCGTCGGCGGCTGGGCTCTGTCGCAGCTCTGGCTGTTCTGGGTCGCGCCGCTGATCGGCGGCGCACTGGGCGGGGTGGTCTATCGCTGGCTCAGCGAGGAGCCCTCAGGCGTCGTCGCGGGCGCGAAGACGGCTTGA
- the rpsU gene encoding 30S ribosomal protein S21 has product MQVLVRDNNVDQALKALKKKMQREGIFREMKLRGHYEKPSEKKAREKAEAVRRARKLARKKLQREGLLPMKPKPVFGAGPGGDRGGRSGPGAGPRGPR; this is encoded by the coding sequence GTGCAGGTTCTCGTCCGCGATAACAATGTCGATCAAGCCCTGAAGGCGCTGAAGAAGAAGATGCAGCGCGAGGGAATTTTCCGCGAGATGAAGCTCCGCGGTCATTACGAGAAGCCCTCCGAGAAGAAGGCCCGTGAAAAGGCCGAAGCCGTGCGCCGCGCGCGCAAGCTGGCCCGCAAGAAGCTGCAGCGCGAAGGCCTGCTGCCGATGAAGCCGAAGCCGGTGTTCGGCGCCGGCCCCGGCGGTGATCGTGGCGGTCGTAGCGGCCCGGGTGCAGGTCCGCGCGGACCGCGCTGA
- a CDS encoding tetratricopeptide repeat protein, with amino-acid sequence MAIPFSVRGLARLRRIWRQPLALCLMGVALCGCSFDLGSLMPEKDKPQEAPKAAAATESAVSADNVSEAQVHTAKGQTLAKSGETAGALDEFNRAIALDPYNAQALYGRALIYQGSNEHNFAIADFSAANGLNPQKVEPLLGRATSYLAIGKVKEAAADLDEASEADPHNAQVWTARGQAYERLGDRAKAAASYNKAVALRPRDDAARSGLARVGGG; translated from the coding sequence ATGGCCATCCCTTTCTCCGTGCGCGGCTTGGCGCGGCTACGCCGGATCTGGCGTCAGCCGCTCGCGCTCTGCTTGATGGGCGTCGCGCTGTGCGGTTGCTCCTTCGACCTTGGCTCCCTGATGCCGGAGAAGGACAAGCCGCAGGAGGCACCCAAGGCGGCTGCCGCCACGGAAAGCGCCGTCAGCGCCGACAATGTCTCTGAGGCCCAGGTCCATACGGCCAAAGGCCAAACCCTGGCGAAGTCGGGAGAGACGGCCGGCGCGCTGGACGAGTTCAATCGTGCCATAGCGCTCGATCCCTACAACGCGCAGGCTCTGTATGGCCGCGCCCTGATCTATCAGGGCAGCAACGAGCACAACTTCGCCATCGCCGATTTCAGCGCCGCCAACGGGCTCAACCCGCAAAAGGTCGAGCCGCTGCTCGGCCGCGCCACCAGCTATCTCGCCATCGGCAAGGTCAAGGAAGCCGCGGCCGATCTCGATGAGGCCTCCGAGGCCGACCCGCACAACGCCCAGGTGTGGACCGCGCGGGGCCAGGCTTATGAGCGGCTGGGCGACAGGGCCAAGGCGGCCGCGTCCTACAACAAGGCCGTCGCGCTGCGTCCACGTGACGATGCCGCCCGCAGCGGCCTCGCCCGTGTCGGCGGCGGCTGA
- a CDS encoding cupin domain-containing protein — protein MLAAKSEVQIDNEQVRVTEWRLAPGSATGHHTHGMDYVIVPVVAGEMTIVAPGGERSKAQLAAGKSYFRKAGVQHDVLNETSTEIVFLEIELKP, from the coding sequence ATGCTTGCCGCCAAGTCCGAGGTCCAGATCGACAACGAACAGGTCCGGGTGACCGAGTGGCGGCTTGCCCCGGGCAGCGCGACCGGGCATCACACCCACGGCATGGACTATGTCATCGTGCCCGTCGTCGCCGGCGAGATGACCATCGTGGCGCCCGGTGGCGAGCGTTCCAAGGCGCAGCTTGCGGCCGGAAAATCCTACTTTCGCAAGGCCGGCGTCCAACACGACGTACTTAACGAAACCTCAACCGAGATCGTGTTCCTTGAGATCGAGCTGAAGCCGTAA
- a CDS encoding calcium:proton antiporter, with protein MSAHGPMPRSSWIFPALAVLLFLIVTATGYGFTLSAGGGLFAIVLLVILFGTVFAAVHHSEVIAERIGEPYGTLLLTLAVTIIEVALITTIMLGDKPAPELARDTVFAVVMIVCNGLVGLCVFIGGMRYREQGFQVSGANVYLSVLTAMATITLIMPNYTLTTPGPIYSAIQLGFVDLATIVLYGVFLYTQTVLHKDYFVHERADGEGGEAHLSGGMLALSIALLLVSLLAVVLLAKKFSLVVDAVAARIGAPPAFAGLLVALLILMPEGVSAIAAARKNDLQKSINLALGSSLATIGLTIPAVGLATYALDQPLVLGLNPANTALLFLTFLLSMLTFGTGRTNVLFGLVHMVVFAVYVFMVFVP; from the coding sequence ATGAGCGCACACGGACCGATGCCGCGGTCGTCATGGATCTTCCCCGCTCTGGCAGTGCTGCTGTTCCTGATCGTGACCGCGACCGGCTATGGCTTCACCCTGTCGGCCGGCGGCGGCCTGTTCGCGATCGTGCTCCTGGTGATCCTGTTCGGGACCGTGTTCGCGGCCGTTCACCATTCCGAGGTGATCGCCGAGCGCATCGGCGAGCCCTACGGCACGCTGCTGCTGACGCTGGCGGTGACCATCATCGAAGTGGCGCTGATCACCACGATCATGCTCGGCGACAAGCCGGCGCCGGAGCTCGCGCGCGACACCGTGTTCGCGGTCGTGATGATCGTCTGCAACGGCCTCGTCGGTCTTTGCGTGTTCATCGGCGGCATGCGCTATCGCGAGCAGGGCTTTCAGGTCTCCGGCGCCAACGTCTATCTCAGCGTGCTGACTGCAATGGCAACGATCACGCTGATCATGCCCAATTACACGCTGACGACGCCGGGCCCGATCTATTCGGCGATCCAGCTCGGCTTCGTCGATCTCGCAACGATCGTGCTCTACGGCGTGTTCCTCTACACCCAGACCGTCCTACACAAGGATTACTTCGTCCACGAGCGGGCGGACGGCGAGGGCGGGGAGGCGCATTTGTCGGGCGGGATGCTGGCACTCAGCATCGCGCTGCTGCTGGTCTCGCTACTGGCGGTGGTCCTGCTCGCCAAGAAGTTCTCCCTCGTGGTCGATGCCGTCGCCGCCAGGATCGGCGCGCCGCCGGCCTTTGCTGGCCTGCTGGTCGCGCTCCTGATCCTGATGCCGGAGGGCGTCTCGGCGATCGCCGCGGCTCGCAAGAACGATCTCCAGAAGAGCATCAACCTGGCGCTCGGTTCCTCGCTCGCAACCATCGGCCTGACCATACCGGCGGTCGGACTGGCCACCTATGCGCTCGACCAGCCGCTGGTGCTGGGCCTGAACCCGGCGAACACCGCGCTGCTGTTCCTGACATTCTTGCTGAGCATGCTGACCTTCGGCACCGGCAGGACCAATGTCCTGTTCGGGCTGGTCCATATGGTGGTATTTGCCGTCTATGTGTTCATGGTTTTCGTGCCCTGA
- a CDS encoding alpha/beta hydrolase: MTVLKWIAIVLASGYLAGLLLLYVKQRDMLFPIPTVERRAPAAAGFPEAEEHVLTTFDGEKVIVWHVPAKPGHAVVLFFPGNGDFLAGRVSRFKGITADGTGLVALSYRGYAGSTGAPSEQGLLQDAAAAYAFATERYDARRIVAWGFSLGTGVAVAVASGHPVGKLILEAPYTSTVDVAASLFRFVPVRLLMRDRFHSDERIAGVTVPLLIMHGTSDPAIPVAFGERLFALAREPKKLVRFAGGGHENLDDFGALETARQFINGS, from the coding sequence ATGACAGTCCTGAAATGGATCGCCATCGTCCTTGCGTCCGGTTATCTCGCCGGTCTGCTCCTGCTCTATGTGAAGCAGCGCGACATGCTGTTTCCGATACCCACGGTCGAGCGCAGGGCGCCCGCCGCCGCGGGATTTCCCGAGGCTGAGGAGCACGTTCTCACGACATTCGATGGCGAGAAGGTCATCGTCTGGCATGTCCCGGCAAAGCCCGGTCATGCCGTGGTCCTGTTCTTTCCAGGCAACGGCGACTTCCTTGCAGGGCGCGTCAGCCGCTTCAAGGGCATCACGGCCGACGGCACCGGCCTCGTCGCGCTGTCCTATCGCGGCTATGCCGGCTCGACGGGCGCGCCCAGCGAGCAGGGCCTGTTGCAGGACGCGGCTGCGGCCTACGCCTTTGCGACGGAACGCTACGATGCACGGCGTATCGTCGCCTGGGGTTTCTCGCTTGGGACCGGCGTTGCCGTCGCCGTCGCATCCGGGCATCCGGTCGGAAAATTGATCCTGGAAGCTCCCTACACGTCGACGGTTGACGTTGCAGCCTCGCTCTTTCGCTTCGTTCCGGTTCGCCTGCTGATGCGGGATCGATTTCACTCCGACGAGCGGATCGCGGGCGTCACGGTGCCGCTGCTGATCATGCACGGTACGAGCGACCCCGCGATCCCCGTTGCTTTCGGCGAGCGCTTGTTTGCCCTCGCGCGCGAGCCGAAGAAGCTGGTCCGGTTTGCAGGCGGCGGGCACGAAAATCTCGATGATTTCGGGGCTCTGGAGACGGCGCGGCAATTCATCAATGGCTCCTGA